The Phormidium sp. PBR-2020 DNA segment GGGAGAGATTCTGCAAAAATTCTTTAAGTCGAGATTGAAGGGAGAGGGAATCAATCACTTCTTCGAGCCGTTTGTTGGCTTGCTCTCTGTCATCTAAACAAAAGTTTCTCAGACGAATTAGAGCATTTCTTAACCCCAAAACATTGGCAACTAACCAATAGGTTCCACTACTTTTTTCTCGGAAACTTTCATCAATAATCAGGATATTGCGGTCTGTCAAAAAGTCAATCAGTGCCAGGCGAACAGCATTAGGAGATAGAGCAATTTTCATCAACCAATCAGACAACTGATAGGCTTGGCTATCGGTGAGTTGAAACTCTAAGAGAACATCATCAAAAATCTGATTGAGTTGGCGATCGAGGAAGTCCTCTCGGCGGGCCAAGACTTTTAAGATGCGGGGGAGCGATCGCCCCACCAAATCCCGCAGGATTCCGGCGATAATCTTATTACTCTTATCATTGGGGTCTGCCTTCAAACTCCCCTGGGCCATCTTCAGCAGCCAGAGAATTGCTCCTTGAATCCGCTCAATCGCTAGGAGACGGCGAGCGATTTTTTGCAATTCGCCCGGTGTCAGCAAGGACCCCATAATCGTATCCGAGACCCGTGTTGCTAGTCGTTCCTGATTTCGAGGAATCAAACCGGGGGTAAAGGGCAAGCGATACTTGCCAATATAATAGGCCCGATAAGGACGAAACAGCATTTTGATGGCGAGATCATTGGTGAAATAGCCAATGATTCCGCCAGCAATGGGGGGGATCAGAAGAAACCAAACGTCTGGGTGTAACAAGAAGGGAACGGGGAACAGGGAACAGGGAACAGGGGAGAAGAAGGCAGTAGGCAGTAGGGAAGAGAAGGCAAGAGGCAAGAGGCAAGAGGCAAGAGGGGGAACCACGTAGGGGCGTACGGTGATCGATAGCCGAACCGTGGTCGCCCTCTTACCCTTGTGGAAGACTCGGTTGGGTTAGGGTTTGTGGGCGACGAGAACCCCCATCATTCCACCCATGAGGGGGTAATGGACGACTCGCTCAAATCCGGTGGACTGGGCCAGTTGCACCTGTTGGCGACCGCTGGGGAAGCGATCGAGACTGGGGGCAATGTAGGCGTACTCCTCTTTCAAGCGGAACCGTTGGGCCGTGGGAACCACTAGGGTATTGAGATACCACTGTTGAAAAGCTCGCATCCCGGCCGATTGGGGACGGTGCATATCTAAGATAGCAACTGCCGCTCCGGGTTTGAGGATGCGGTAGAGTTCACCGAGACCCTGGGGGATATCGGTGAGATTGCGTAATCCGTACCCCATGGTGGCCGCGTCGAAGCTATTGTCCTCAAAGGGTAAGTTCAGGGCATCCCCTTGTACCCAGTCTACCGGTCGCAGTTGTTGGTAACTGCGACCACGGGCCACCTCTAACTGGGCGGCAGAAAAATCAGTTCCGACCACAGTCCCCATTTTACCCACCACCTCCGCCAAGAGGAGGGCGATATCGCCACTGCCACAACAAACATCTATAACCCGATCGCCCGCTTTGGCCCCAGACCAGTTCACCGCCATCTGTTTCCAGATGCGGTGAGTACCAAAACTGAGGCTATCATTCAGGCGATCGTAGAGAGGGGCGATGCGGTCAAAAAGCTGCTGAATCTCCGCTGCGTCCGGTTGCATAGTCATTCAATCAGAGCGGTCACGAGGCTAACTTGGCACAGGTCAAGGCCAACGCCATTTGTTGGGTGCAACGGTGAATCCACTCCACCTCGTTTTCTTGAACGGCGTTGGGACTTTTCCATTGTAGAGATGCCAAGGCGAGAAGTTCCTGGCGAAAGACCACGGGTAACACTAAGTGAGCTTTCACCCCTGCGGTCTGATAACTCTCCAGTTGGCCCAACTCAGCATCTCCGGCGACGTTCGCGACCCCTTGCACCGATTGACTGGCGATCGCCTCCTTGGCCAAGGGATCATCCCCGAGATCGATTCTCTCGTCTTCGCCATAACAGACTGGGGTCCCGCTAAGGCTATCCCCATCCATCAGTTGCAAAACGCAAGTGTCAGCCTCAAAGTTCTCTCCCAAGGCATCAGCGATGGGTTGTAAGGATGACCCAAGATCCGCCGAGGTTTGGGCCACTTCGATCAGGGTGGCTAACACCGCCATCTGAGCTTGAGACCATTCGAGTTCCTCGGTTTTCTGTTTCAGTAACTCGTAGGTATCGGCGGCACGTTGCACTACCCCACGTAACTCATTGGGGTCCCAGGGTTTGGTGATGTATTTATAGACTTGTCCAGAGTTGATGGCCTCAACCAAGTCTTCAATATCCGTAAAACCCGTCAGAATAATGCGGACTGTATTGGGAAACTGAGTGACGGTTTTACTTAAAAACTCCGTCCCTTTCATTTCCGGCATCCGTTGATCAGAGACGATGACCGCCACTTCGCCTTGTTTTTCCAGAACCTCAAGGGCCTGGATGCCGCTTTCGGCTTTATAAACCTGGAATTCTCGGCGAAAGGTGCGATAGAGCAAATCTAGATTATCTGGCTCATCGTCAACCACTAGCATTTTCGGTTTCTTGGGTCGCATCGAAGTCCTCAATCGAGTCTTTACGTCATCAAGTTCTGGCATGGTATTGATTGTACCTACCTCCATTTGGACAGTTTGTCCCTGATCAAATCGGAACCCGCTCATGTCCCTGGCTTGGAGACAGTCAAGTACCTGATCTATGATACTTTGCCAGGTGGGCGATCGCGACCCTCAGGTCTGTGACTAGAGAAATCTTCATATCTGCCCCGATCTGTTATCTGTCCTGAACAGTCGAGTCCCGACCCTTACAGATTAACCCGTTCCCTGAACCCTAAGGAGACCCCCGATGGATGTCATTCCCGCGATTGATTTATTAGGTGGCCGTTGTGTCCGCCTCTACCAAGGGGACTATGATCAGTCCCAAACCTTTAGCGAAGACCCTGTGGCCATGGCCCAACAATGGCAAGACCAAGGTGCCAGTCGCCTCCATCTAGTGGATCTCGATGGGGCCAAGGAGGGTCGTCCTGAAAATAGTGCGGTCATTGAGGCCATTACCCGCCACCTGTCGATTCCGGTGCAACTGGGGGGAGGCCTGCGCGATCGCGATACTGTGGCCCGAGTCTTAGACTGTGGCGTTGAACGTGCCATTCTCGGAACCGCTGCGGTGGAACAGCCTCAGTTGGTTCAACAACTCTGTCAGGAGTTTCCGGGACAGATTGCGGTAGGAATTGATGCTCGTGATGGCTCGGTGGCAACGCGCGGCTGGTTGGAAACCTCTGAAGTTAAGGCCACGGATTTAGCGCAACAGATGGCTCAATATGGGGTGGCTGCCATTATCTATACGGATATCCATCGCGATGGAACCCTAAGCGGCCCTAATCGGGACGCCTTGCGAGAGCTGGCTGAGGCCATCTCGGTTCCGGTGATTGCCTCGGGGGGGATGAGTTCAGTCTCTGATTTATTGGGGTTACTCTCCCTTGAATCCCTAGGGGTGACCGGGGCCATTATCGGTCGGGCCCTCTATACGGGGGATATTTCTCTGAAAGAGGCGGTTCGAGCTGTGGGTGAGGGACGCTGGCAAGATGTGCCCCCGGATTTGGGGTCTTCGGCTTTGGCCTAAGCATTTTGTCCTAAGGATGTCTGGGAATCTCAGGAGTCTGGAAACCATGAGATGGGGAGCTGTGAGAGTGCCGCTGGGATTCTCGCTGGGATTCTCGCTGGGGTTGTCGCTGGGGTTGTCGTTGGGGTTGTCGATGCCGCAAGCTGCCCCGGCGGAAGTTTTGCTCTAACCATTGGCGGAATTTATCTTCAATGGCGAAGGCTTCCCGTTCAAAGACGTTATCCTGGTACCGCAGACCGGCTCGTTTGTACTCCCGGAAGTACTCATGACCAAAGGCGTGAAGTCCACCCAGGTCTTCTGATTGCCGCACATGGACTAACTCATGAGCCAGAAGCACCAGTTGCTCGGGATCTTCGGGAGTATAGGGGTCATTGATATAAATGCGGTTCCCATACACCTGAGCATTGGATGAGCCGACATCCAGCCGTAGGTTTGCCCCCACCCAGTTATCAATCAGTTGTACGTCATAGACGACCTCAACGCGATCGACGAGATCGCCAAAAAAAGGACGCAGATATCGCTTCTGAGATAGGGTGAGGGAAGACCCATAGGGGTATTGATAGTGCATAACCTGGGCGATCGCCTGGTAGGAGACGGCTCCTAGACGAATTAAAATCGGTTTGGGCAAATGTTCCGGGACTTTGCCCTCGCAGAGTTGTCCGAGCAGAGTATGGCTCGATATACAGGAGACAATCGTCTGTTCAGAGATTGACCAACCCGACAAGACCACCGTCAGACAGCTAAAAAAACTCAGCAACCCCACCGCCATGCGGTAGTAGGCGCGCGTTAACCTCAGTCGTGGACGGGTTCGGGAACGTCGTCGGGTCCTTGAGCGGTGGCTTTGACGGTAATGGAGTTTCAACCGAGGCGATCGCATTTCAGTCTCAAATCTGGGTGAGCGGGAAAAACAGGGTTATCAAAGGTCTCGCCAAGTCACAGGTTCCCGCGTGGGAAGCCATAGCAGGCGATGACTCTGGATTTGAACTCTGGGCTTCAACTCTGGGCTTCAACTCTGGGTCCGAACTGAGTTGAGTGAGCCTTAAAATCTCTCCCTCTACTTATGATAAACAGAGAAGCCCTCTGGTGATAGTGTTCCCCTTCTTGAGTTTATGACGATCGCAATTCCCAAAACGTTCCATATGGATTTTGTTTTGTCGAAATGTTAAGTTTTTTTTGTATCCTGAATCACCTGAACTCCATAGATGGCCATCCTTGAGCCGTAGCTTCCCAGGACAAGGAGATTTCTTGAAACGAATCCTCAGGACTCATCCAGCCAAAGAACCGTTTTCTATTACAATATAAGTTAATCTTAAATCTGTTCTATTCCTGCTTTTTCTTAGATGACGCAAGCCAATTCTGAAACTGTCACAAACTCCCCCGAAACACAAGATACAACAATTCCTTTTTTGCCCGTCAAGGAGTTGTCTCCAGAGCAATGGTCAACCCAGACTTTTATTCAAGAGCATCAAATCCCAGGGATTCCCGTTGTTCTGCGCCAGGGGGTGTCTGAACCAGAATGGAATCTGGAGTATTTAGAGTCAAAAATCGGCTCAGAAAAATTCCTTTGTCGTTTCTATGGCCAGGAGCGACAAACTCTCGACAAACGGAAATGGCAAACCATCGGTAGTGGGATTGCCGCTCAATGTCTCTCGTTTTTCGAGTATGCGAAGCTAGTACGCTCTGGGGAAGCTCACCGTGAGGATATTTATTTAGCCAAATGTCCCCTCGCCACAACGCCGTTAGCGAACTCCCCGAGCTTGCAAGCTATTGGTCCTCAATTTAACCTGTACAACGGCATAACTGACTTCAATCTTTGGGCGGGAGCCGGTGGCCATACCGAAAGCCTACATTATGATACCTTTGATGGCACCTTAATTCAGTTAGCAGGACAAAAACGGGTGGTGTTATTCCCCCCGTCGCAACTGTCAAACCTCTATCCCTTCCCCCTAATCGGTCATCTACACCATGGCTTAAAACTCCGCTCTTGGTTTAGCCAAGTCTATCCAGATAAACCTGATTTTGAGGCGTTCCCCGGTCTTGAAGACGCCTTTAAACACCGCTACGAGGTTATTTTAAATCCCGGCGATGTCCTCTATCTTCCGGTGGGTTGGTGGCATGAAGTCAGTGCCTTGGGAGAGGGTTTTGTCTGTTCTGCCAACCGATTTTGGGCCGTATTCCCCCGCCGCCGGGTCTTATCTCAATGGAGTTCCTGGCGTACCTATTTTGCCTTTTTGTTATCGATGCCCTTCATGAGCTTGAAATTCATTCAAGCCCTCACCAAACCGAACCGCAAGGAAGAGTTAGAGAAAGTATTACGGATGTTTTAAGGGTGTATTCCGGGTATTTCAAGACCGATCCGGATGGGCGATCGCCGGTCGTGAGGGATGAAGTCTACTCTTAATCCATATCAATACGGGCCACATGAAATCCCATGACACATTTATAATAGCGACCTGAGCGATCGCCACGGGAACTCACCACCCGTCCACAATCAAGTTGTCCTCCACGCCAACGCGGTTGTCCATTGTGGTCAGCCAACATACAGCTTTGACAAACTTGACAAGTGGGTAAAAGGGAATTGTCCGTTAAAATCACAACCATGATTCTAAGACCTCCAAAACAGGATTAACGCTGACCTAACTCCATTGTAAGCCGTCCCTCCGCTGCTGGGCGATCGCCCACGGCTTCCAAGACAGCCTACCCTTCACCTAACAGCCGAAACAGGCTACAATCAGGAGTTCGGGCCACCAGCATCCCCCCCAACCTAAACCATTCGTAACACCTGTAACCCGTCGTCAGCAGACGCACCCAGACGATTCAACTCAATCATGACTCAGACTAACTTAGACTTCCTGGCTGCCAGCGATCCCACCCTGGCGGAGATCCTCAACTCGGAACTGCAACGCCAGCAGGATCACCTAGAACTCATCGCCAGCGAAAACTTCACCTCCGCTGCGGTTCTAGCGGCCCAAGGGTCGGTTCTCACCAACAAATACGCCGAGGGGCTGCCCAACAAACGCTACTACGGCGGCTGCGAACATATCGATCGCGCTGAACAACTGGCCATCGACCGTGCCAAAGAGCTATTTGGTGCAGCTCACGCCAACGTTCAGCCCCATTCCGGCGCCCAAGCCAATTTTGCCGTTTTCCTAGCTTTGCTGAAGCCAGGAGACACCATTATGGGCATGGATTTGTCTCATGGGGGTCACCTCACCCATGGTTCTCCAGTGAATGTCTCGGGGAAATGGTTTAACGTCCAGCATTACGGAGTCAGCCAGGAGACCGAACAACTCGACTACGAGGAAATCCGCCAACTGGCCCTCAAACACCGGCCCAAACTCCTCATCTGCGGCTACTCCGCCTATCCTCGCACCATCCACTTCGACAAATTCCGGGCCATCGCCGACGAAGTGGGGGCCTATCTCCTGGCCGACATTGCCCACATTGCCGGACTCGTGGCCAGCGGTCATCACCCCAACCCCCTCCCCCATTGCCATGTGGTCACCACCACCACCCACAAAACCCTACGCGGTCCCCGGGGAGGTCTGATTCTGACCCAGGATGCCGACTTGGGTAAAAAACTCGATAAAGCCGTCTTCCCTGGTAGCCAAGGCGGTCCCTTGGAACATGTCATCGCCGCCAAAGCCGTAGCCTTCGGAGAAGCCCTCAAACCGGACTTCAAGACCTACTCCGGTCAGGTAATTGAGAACGCCCAAGCCATGGCCAGCCAACTCCAGGAACGGGGTCTTAAAATTGTCTCCAATGGCACCGATAACCACTTGATGCTGGTCGATTTGCGATCGGTAAGCATGACCGGGAAACGGGCCGATGCCTTGGTGAGTGGGGTTAATATCACCGCCAACAAAAATACCGTTCCCTTCGATCCCGAATCCCCCTTTGTCACCAGCGGCTTACGCCTGGGGTCCCCCGCCATGACCACTCGCGGCATGGGTGTGGAGGAATTTAAGGAAATCGCGAACATTATCGCCGATCGCCTCCTCAACCCGGAAGATGAAGCCGTAGCTGAGACCTGCCGTCAACGAGTCGCTAACCTCTGTCAGCAGTTCCCGCTGTATCCACATTTACGGATTCCGGTTCCCGCTATGGCGTAGATTAAGTATCCGCGATAACAGAGTTTCTGGGCAGTCCGAGCGGGCTGTCCTTTTTTTTGCGTCCTCGATGGAGATAAACTGGGAATTTTCTGGCTCTAAAAACCGCTGTAACGTTTTATAGTCTTGGTTTTGAGAGCTTGAGGTTTTTGTGATTCCTGAGATTGAGGGGCAACAATCATGGCAGAAGTTGACGCGATCGCGGTACACTAAGCCCCATTGCTCCAACCCTGACCCCACCATTGGGCTTCTAACTCCAGATGCCGCAACATCTGTATCATCTGTTTGCCTTCGTAATTTCGGCAGCCCTGGTTCTAATTACCACCCCCTGGGTGAAGGAACTGGGCCTGCGGAGTGGACGAGTCGATATTCCCAATGATCGCAAAGTTCACGATCGCCCCATGGTTCGCCTAGGAGGTGTATCGATTTTCCTGGGAACCCTAATTGCCCTACTTCTGGTTTGGAAGCTAGGGGGATTTATTGACACCGATGGCAATTACCTCGATCCCGCCACGGAATATGAAATTTGGGGAGTCACCATTGGCGGACTCTTCTTTTTCATGATTGGGTTTGCCGATGATTTGTTCAATCTCTCCGCCATTACCCGCCTCTTCCTACAAATCCTCATCGCCAGCGTTGCTTGGTCGTTATGTGGTGTCAGTATTGATTTTCTCACCATTCCCTTCCTTGGCTTAGTGGAGTTACCGGGACTGGTGAGTTTACCGGTGACGGTGATTTGGCTGGTGGGGATGGCCAATGCCATTAACTGGATTGATGGCCTTGATGGCCTAGCTGCTGGCGTCTCAGGGATTGCAGCGGTGGTTCTGTTGGTGGTGAGTTTGTTTATGGAACAACCGGCCGCGGCCCTCATTGCCGCCGCCTTAGCGGGAGGGGCCCTGGGATTTCTCCGCTACAACTTCAACCCAGCCCAAATTTTCATGGGGGATGGCGGATCTTACTATCTCGGGTTTACTCTGGCCGGTGTTGGGGCGATCGGTTTGGTCAAGAGTACCGCCGTCACAGCGGTGTTACTGCCCTATATTATTTTGGCGGTTCCCATTTTTGATATGTCAGCGGTGATTGTCGATCGCCTCCGTAATGGCATTTCTCCGTTTGCGGCGGACAAGCGACATCTCCATCATCGCCTCCTCAATGCCGGTTTGTCTCATCGGTTCACGGTTCTGTTTATCTACGCCCTCACCCTCTGGGTGGGAGGGTTAGCCCTGGCGTTTGCAGGACTTCCCAGCGGCCAGGCCTATGCCTTGGCCGCCACCTCCTTATTGGGTTACACAGCTTGGAAAGCCTGGAAGTATGCCCGGTGAACAACGGAGACTCAAATGAATTGTGTGATTTGTAAGCATGGACAGACAGTCCCAGGACGAACGACCGTGACTCTAGACCGGGATGGAGTGATTGTCATCCTGAAAAACGTTCCCGCCGAAATTTGTGACACCTGTGGCGAGTATTATCTTAGTGAGGAAACAACTCGGGTGATCCTTGAGAGTGCAGAACAGGCGATCGCCAAGGGAATTGATCTCGAAGTCCGTCAGTATGCTGCTTGTTAAGCAAGCCGCCAGGTCAATCTACGGAGACCGTCACGGCGGCAACAGCGATGAGCATATCATCATTTTTATCCTCTAATTCAGGAATCGCTCGCCCCACGGTGACCATTCCTCCCGACTCAACCCGTAGGGTTTTTTGTCCAAAGGGCAAAACCGCTAACACCTCCTCCTCCCGAACCTGTTCAGGATAAGGAACCGCCACCTGAACATCCACATACATCTGGTTGGGATGATCTAATTGGGCCACTTCCCAGACTCCTGGTAGGGCATTATGGGCGATCGCATTGCGAACGGCCCGGGTGGCGGCCACGGTGGGATCTTGTCCATGTTGGTCGATCCCCATTCCCATCTCAATAATTAAACGTTTACGAGCCATGACCTTCCCTAAACTGTTGCGGTATTGGGACAGTTTAGCCGAAAGTTCCCATTAAAATGAGCAATTTTGCCAAAAATGGGTCGAAGAAACCCTCCCCCCGATTTCGGTTGCACTCACTGGGCAAGTCCGCAAAGATTCCCTATCTTAGTAATAGATAGCCGCAGCGACAAAAAAACAACTATGAACTCTTTACCTCACACTGGACGCGAGAAAACCGATAACCCCCTCTGGGATTATGTGCAGTCCCTCTCCCCTGAGGCGATCGCCAAACTCTCCCAGCCGAATCCGGAAGTAGCCCAGGTGATGGAACGGTCGATCGCCGGAATGTTAGGAACGCTGCCCCCCGAAGGCTTCGATGTCGCCGTCACCACCTCTCGGGAAAATCTCAGCAAACTCCTCGTCTCCGCGATGATGAATGGGTATTTCCTCAACAGTGCCCATCAGCGGATGGCGTTTGACCGCTCCCTGCAAGCGGTACATACTGATGACGACCAAGACGGTCACCAGTAGGCCCGACTCACCATCGGCTAACCCGAGGGGCGCGTTAAGCCTGTTGGCGTAGAAATTCTCGCACCTCATCGGCGTTGGGCTGGGCGGCGATCGCCCCTGGTTTTGTGGCAGTTAATGCCCCCACTGCACTGGCGTAAATCATCACAGTGCGGGCGTTCTCAGGGTCATGGAGGGCATCAACGCCATGTTTTTGTAGTTGATGCAGAAATCCGGCAACAAAGCCGTCTCCTGCTCCCGTGGTGTCTTGCACCGTCACGGGAAACGCCTCGATGTTCCCCACCACATCGCCAAAACAGTAACTACAGCCGCGATCGCCCCGCGTGATCATCAGCTTACTCACCCCGGGCAGTTGTGTGGCCACCTCTGTTACCACCTGGGTGTTAAACAGAAAATCCGCTTCCTCTTCCGAGAGTTTTAGCAAATCGGCATCGGCGATCGCCTTACGAATCGTCGCCTTTGCTGACTCAACATCCTGCCAAAACACCGGCCGCCAGTTCACATCGATCAGCACTTGCACTCCATGCTGTTGGGCCAAGTCTCGACAGCGGGCGATCGCTTGCTGTGACTGGGGATAGGCCAGTTCCAGGGTCCCCATTACCAAATACTCCGCTTCCACAAACAGGGATTCAGGAATTTGTCCCGCATCCAGGCGAGTGTCGGCAAAGTCGGCACTGTCGAACCCTCCAAACCCGGCAAATTCGCGATCGCCCTCCTCGCTTCGCACCACATACACCTGTCGGGTGGGGGCCTCGGGATGTCGCTGTATCCCCGTTATCTCAACTCCCACATCGTTTAAAACCTGAACTAACTCATCCCCCGGTTCATCGTTCCCGACACAGCCAATAAATCCCGCCGGGGTTCCCAACTTCACTAATCCACAAGCCACGTTCGCGGGCGCACCTCCGGGGTAGGGAGTCCAAGAGTCAACCTCATCATAGGGTTTGCCCACTTGATCGGCTAGGCAGTCAAAAAGGATTTCTCCCAGACACAAAACGTTTGAAGTCATAATGGGTTAAGAAGGCAGTAGGCAGTAGGCAGTAGGCAGTAGGGTAGAAGAGGGCAAGGTCGCCCTCTTGTGGTCAGCGAGCGGTAGCCGAGCTGTGGTCGGTGAGCGATAGCCGAACCGTGGTCACCCTCTATCCACTATCATCTACCATTCATCGTGTTGATTATTTTTGACGGCAATTGCAATCTTTGTGTCACCTTAGTGAAACTTCTGGAATCTTTGGACAAGGGCGATCGCTTTCGGTATGTGCCGATGCAGGAGGAACGGGTGTTGTCCCAATTTGAGATTACGCCCCAGGGCTGCGAGTTGGGTATGATTCTGCTGAACCCCGACAATCCTCAGGAACGTTGGCAGGGAACGGCGGCGGCTGAGGAGATTGGGCGACGACTTCCGGCTGGGGAGGTGTTTGTTTCAGCGTATCGCAACTTACCGGGCCTGAAGAATTTAGGTGACGGGGTTTATGAGCAAGTGCGGGATAATCGCTATGATTGGTTCGGCCGCCGGGATAGTACCTATGTGTCTCAGTATCCCCCTGATTTTAAAGCTGACGCAGCTGAATAGCGACTCCAGGCTCGTCGGAACCAGCGATAGGCTAGGACAACGCTATGGGGAACACAGAGGGCAAACAGGTTGAGGCCCAAACAGAGACTGGCGAGACTCAGTAAGATGAACGTGGGGGCTTGTACCACACCCACCGCAAACCAAGTCCAAACATGGAGAATCATCGTTACGGCAAAAATCATCGCCATAGCGGCTGATAGGAGCCTGATGGACAGGGGTTTACGGGTCGCAACGACTCCCAACGTGGTAAGGGTGTTTAGGAGGTTTGCAGGGACGAGAAAGGCGCAAATGCCGAGACAGTGGAGACGAGAGAGTTCGGCGATATGGGTAAAATCGATCATATTGACGTTTAATCCTGTTGAGGTGGCCGAAGCCCAGTTTCGAGGCAGTTTTGATGTATCCGTGCCGACTAGGGTGCAGACTATATTTTATCGGTTCTGGCCAAGATTACGAGTTGGCGTTGTCCATTTTTTGCATCATGGCGATTTATGTCTATTGGGGAGAGGATGAGTTTGCCTGCGATCGCGCGGTACAGACGTTACGCGATCGCAGTCTCGATCCGGCTTGGGGTTCGTTTAACTTCGACAAAATCCCCGCTGATACCCCGGATGCCACAATTGAAGGGTTAAATCAGGCGATGACTCCTCCCTTTGGCGGTGGACAACGCTTTGTCTGGTTAGTGGACAGCCCGATTTTGCAACAATGTTCCCAAGATCTCCAGAAAAACCTTGAACGCACCCTTCCCCAACTCCCAGAGAGTTCGGTGTTACTCCTCACCAGTCGCAAAAAACCGGATCAGCGGCTGAAATCCACTAAACTGTTCAAAAAGCTGGCTGAGTTTCAGGAATTTTCCTCAATTCCTCCCTGGAAAACGGAACTCCTGATTCGCCGAGTTCGCGAGGTTGCCCGGAGTCTGGAGGTTTCGATTACGCCAGTGGCGGCGGAACGGTTGGCGGAAGCGGTGGGAAATAATACTCGCCAGCTATTTACGGAACTCGAGAAGCTAAAACTGTTTGTGGGAGACGAACAGGTGGGGGTAAATGCGGTTGAGGAACTGGTCACCACCACCACGCAAACGAGTTTACAACTGGCGAAAACGATTCTTCAGGGAGATACGGCGGGGGCTTTGGGTTTGGTTCATGATTTAATTGCCCGTAATGATGTTCCTATTGTCATTTCGGCGACGTTGATTGGGCAATTTCGCACCTGGCTTTGGGTGAAGTTGATGATAGAGTTACGAGAACGGGATGAGAAGGCGATCGCCCAGGCGGCAGAGGTGGGAAACCCAAAACGCATTTACTTTCTCCGTCAAGAGGTGAGTCGCATTTCTCTGGGACAGTTACAGCAAACGTTACCGATTTTATTAGCTTTGGAGACTCAGTTAAAGAGTGGTGGGGATGCGATCGCCACTTTGCAAATGAGGGTGATAGAATTATGCGGTGTTTGTCGGGGATAAGTTCAGAGGAAGAGGAGAACCACAGAGTCACAGAGGACACAGAGGAAGAGAGAGAAATCTGTAGGGGCGAACGGTGTTCAGCGAGCGGTAGTCG contains these protein-coding regions:
- a CDS encoding undecaprenyl/decaprenyl-phosphate alpha-N-acetylglucosaminyl 1-phosphate transferase; the encoded protein is MPQHLYHLFAFVISAALVLITTPWVKELGLRSGRVDIPNDRKVHDRPMVRLGGVSIFLGTLIALLLVWKLGGFIDTDGNYLDPATEYEIWGVTIGGLFFFMIGFADDLFNLSAITRLFLQILIASVAWSLCGVSIDFLTIPFLGLVELPGLVSLPVTVIWLVGMANAINWIDGLDGLAAGVSGIAAVVLLVVSLFMEQPAAALIAAALAGGALGFLRYNFNPAQIFMGDGGSYYLGFTLAGVGAIGLVKSTAVTAVLLPYIILAVPIFDMSAVIVDRLRNGISPFAADKRHLHHRLLNAGLSHRFTVLFIYALTLWVGGLALAFAGLPSGQAYALAATSLLGYTAWKAWKYAR
- a CDS encoding type II toxin-antitoxin system MqsA family antitoxin → MNCVICKHGQTVPGRTTVTLDRDGVIVILKNVPAEICDTCGEYYLSEETTRVILESAEQAIAKGIDLEVRQYAAC
- a CDS encoding Lin0512 family protein codes for the protein MARKRLIIEMGMGIDQHGQDPTVAATRAVRNAIAHNALPGVWEVAQLDHPNQMYVDVQVAVPYPEQVREEEVLAVLPFGQKTLRVESGGMVTVGRAIPELEDKNDDMLIAVAAVTVSVD
- a CDS encoding DUF760 domain-containing protein, whose translation is MNSLPHTGREKTDNPLWDYVQSLSPEAIAKLSQPNPEVAQVMERSIAGMLGTLPPEGFDVAVTTSRENLSKLLVSAMMNGYFLNSAHQRMAFDRSLQAVHTDDDQDGHQ
- a CDS encoding carbohydrate kinase, translating into MTSNVLCLGEILFDCLADQVGKPYDEVDSWTPYPGGAPANVACGLVKLGTPAGFIGCVGNDEPGDELVQVLNDVGVEITGIQRHPEAPTRQVYVVRSEEGDREFAGFGGFDSADFADTRLDAGQIPESLFVEAEYLVMGTLELAYPQSQQAIARCRDLAQQHGVQVLIDVNWRPVFWQDVESAKATIRKAIADADLLKLSEEEADFLFNTQVVTEVATQLPGVSKLMITRGDRGCSYCFGDVVGNIEAFPVTVQDTTGAGDGFVAGFLHQLQKHGVDALHDPENARTVMIYASAVGALTATKPGAIAAQPNADEVREFLRQQA
- a CDS encoding DUF393 domain-containing protein translates to MVLIIFDGNCNLCVTLVKLLESLDKGDRFRYVPMQEERVLSQFEITPQGCELGMILLNPDNPQERWQGTAAAEEIGRRLPAGEVFVSAYRNLPGLKNLGDGVYEQVRDNRYDWFGRRDSTYVSQYPPDFKADAAE
- the holA gene encoding DNA polymerase III subunit delta, encoding MAIYVYWGEDEFACDRAVQTLRDRSLDPAWGSFNFDKIPADTPDATIEGLNQAMTPPFGGGQRFVWLVDSPILQQCSQDLQKNLERTLPQLPESSVLLLTSRKKPDQRLKSTKLFKKLAEFQEFSSIPPWKTELLIRRVREVARSLEVSITPVAAERLAEAVGNNTRQLFTELEKLKLFVGDEQVGVNAVEELVTTTTQTSLQLAKTILQGDTAGALGLVHDLIARNDVPIVISATLIGQFRTWLWVKLMIELRERDEKAIAQAAEVGNPKRIYFLRQEVSRISLGQLQQTLPILLALETQLKSGGDAIATLQMRVIELCGVCRG